In Pedobacter sp. W3I1, one DNA window encodes the following:
- the glf gene encoding UDP-galactopyranose mutase: protein MIEILIVGTGFSGSVIAHELAITEAYKITIVDSRNHLAGNCYTKRDDQTNVMEHVYGPHIFNTSNEKVWNYIQKFGEFRPYVNRVKAVTPKGLFTLPINLLTINQFFGKQFNPREAEEFVAEQRDTSIVNPKNFEDQALKLMGRALYENFFKGYTMKQWGCDPKELPASILSRLPIRFNYDDNYYNSKFQGIPVNGYTEIVEKMLNHPNIKVKLGLKYTSDDNVAFDHIFYSGPLDTYFNFKLGRLAYRTSIFEKNIFDGDDYQGNPVINYCSKDVPYTRIHEHKHFTPWETHEKSIYFKEFSKETTPEDIPYYPKRLQADKELLKNYRALADEESKVTFIGRLGTYRYMDMHHVIDEALAISEDFIKTEDTTLFYKFLNNES, encoded by the coding sequence ATGATAGAAATTTTAATTGTCGGTACTGGTTTCTCTGGGAGTGTAATTGCTCATGAACTTGCAATTACAGAGGCATATAAAATAACAATAGTTGATTCAAGAAATCATTTAGCAGGGAATTGTTATACTAAACGCGATGATCAAACTAATGTAATGGAACATGTTTATGGACCTCATATTTTTAATACCAGCAATGAAAAAGTCTGGAACTACATTCAAAAATTCGGTGAGTTTAGACCGTACGTTAATCGTGTAAAAGCAGTCACCCCAAAAGGTTTATTTACCCTTCCCATAAATCTCTTAACGATTAATCAGTTTTTCGGAAAACAGTTTAACCCTAGAGAAGCTGAAGAATTTGTAGCAGAACAACGAGATACTTCAATCGTTAATCCTAAAAATTTTGAAGATCAAGCTTTAAAGCTTATGGGCAGAGCGCTCTATGAGAATTTCTTTAAAGGTTATACCATGAAACAATGGGGATGCGATCCAAAAGAATTGCCTGCAAGCATTTTGAGTAGATTACCTATTCGTTTCAATTATGATGATAATTATTACAACTCTAAATTTCAGGGTATTCCAGTAAATGGTTATACAGAAATAGTGGAAAAAATGCTTAATCACCCAAACATAAAAGTAAAATTAGGTTTAAAATATACTAGTGATGACAATGTAGCTTTCGATCATATTTTCTATTCGGGCCCTCTAGATACTTATTTCAACTTCAAACTAGGAAGACTTGCCTATCGCACGAGTATCTTTGAAAAAAATATATTTGATGGAGATGATTATCAAGGTAATCCTGTCATCAATTACTGCTCAAAGGATGTTCCTTATACCAGAATCCATGAACATAAACATTTCACACCCTGGGAGACACATGAGAAAAGTATTTATTTCAAGGAATTTAGTAAAGAAACCACACCAGAGGATATTCCTTATTACCCCAAAAGGCTACAAGCTGATAAAGAACTTTTGAAAAACTACAGAGCATTAGCTGATGAGGAAAGCAAAGTAACTTTCATTGGCCGCTTAGGCACATATAGATACATGGATATGCATCACGTAATTGACGAGGCATTGGCCATTAGTGAAGACTTTATAAAAACTGAAGATACCACACTCTTTTATAAATTTCTTAATAATGAAAGTTGA
- a CDS encoding glycosyltransferase family 4 protein, with product MNIAFISYEFPPETGGGGIGTYLELAINKFNETGHLAIVFCGTDKTEVKEERKNVIRVPSSNWREFDNKVVEVFKHYHHRYEFNVIEGTDFQGCGLSIKKSFPQIPLIVRLHTPLYLVDKLSYQPLPLMAKIRFILGSLKRFKIPKLSSSPIKKNYKHEFDIIAAADKISSPSISIYEKLKSMGFAVENKTDIIPLPFDINLQLQLIKPRITLENKISIIYFGRLEKRKGVIDLADAIPQVLKQYPNAIFTFVGAPSFSPKNETLMDDFLKEKLINFKRSVEFIGKVPHSHIIDFLQTGDIFVFPSHYESFGIACCEAMAAGKAIIGSKEGGLAEILNFGECGLLIEPKQPHQISAKINTLIENDELRLSLGNRARKRIELTYNCEQILKMQLENYESAIKSVKNEI from the coding sequence TTGAATATAGCATTTATTTCTTACGAATTCCCACCAGAAACAGGTGGAGGTGGAATTGGCACATATTTAGAGTTAGCAATTAACAAGTTTAATGAGACTGGGCACTTAGCAATTGTTTTCTGTGGAACGGATAAGACAGAAGTTAAAGAAGAGCGTAAAAATGTAATTAGAGTCCCATCATCAAATTGGAGGGAGTTTGATAACAAGGTTGTTGAAGTGTTCAAGCATTATCATCACCGCTATGAATTTAATGTAATAGAAGGAACTGACTTTCAGGGATGCGGGCTATCCATTAAAAAATCATTTCCACAAATCCCTTTAATTGTAAGATTACATACTCCTCTTTACTTAGTAGATAAACTATCCTACCAACCATTACCATTAATGGCAAAAATTCGCTTTATACTAGGATCACTGAAAAGATTTAAAATCCCCAAACTTAGCTCGTCGCCAATTAAAAAAAACTATAAACACGAATTTGATATTATTGCAGCAGCAGATAAAATAAGTAGTCCAAGTATTTCAATCTACGAAAAGTTAAAATCCATGGGTTTTGCCGTGGAAAATAAGACTGATATTATTCCGTTGCCCTTTGATATCAATCTACAATTACAGTTAATTAAACCTAGAATAACTTTAGAGAACAAAATTTCTATTATTTATTTCGGTCGGCTTGAAAAACGTAAAGGGGTGATTGATTTAGCTGATGCCATACCTCAAGTCCTCAAGCAATATCCTAATGCTATTTTCACGTTTGTAGGAGCACCTTCATTTAGTCCAAAAAATGAAACACTTATGGATGATTTTTTAAAGGAAAAGCTAATAAATTTCAAAAGAAGTGTAGAGTTCATAGGAAAAGTACCTCATAGCCATATCATTGATTTTTTGCAAACAGGAGATATATTTGTTTTCCCTAGTCACTATGAAAGTTTTGGTATTGCGTGCTGCGAGGCAATGGCTGCAGGCAAGGCTATTATCGGCAGTAAAGAAGGAGGCTTAGCCGAAATCTTAAATTTTGGAGAATGCGGATTATTGATAGAACCAAAACAGCCACATCAGATTTCTGCTAAAATTAATACTTTAATCGAAAACGACGAATTACGATTATCCTTAGGCAACAGAGCAAGAAAACGCATAGAGTTAACGTACAATTGTGAACAAATTCTAAAGATGCAATTAGAAAACTATGAATCTGCGATTAAAAGTGTGAAAAATGAAATCTAA
- a CDS encoding glycosyltransferase yields the protein MKSNLVASVVICTYNPRLDILKKVVDALSIQTISPNNWELIIVDNNSSPRLEINADFSWHPNSQIIFEPNMGLSNARIAGVKIVKTDLIIFVDDDNVLTMNYLETAIKHSLNFPQIGCFGGKSLPQYEERPQDWFFTSGINLGCQDFGECQYISNFDKTKYLISDYPLFAPIGTGMVIRKKAFMAYFEEIENSTIRLALGRKGKSLTSGEDNDIVLTTIKNGYEIGYFPDMVVTHLIPKNRFELQYLKRMAFESNRSWVKVLQIHQINPWRPISKIGLILRLIRLYLRTKPWIDEKYQLEWQSNFGKMKGLSEL from the coding sequence ATGAAATCTAATCTGGTTGCTTCAGTTGTTATATGTACATATAACCCTAGGCTAGATATATTAAAAAAGGTTGTAGATGCTTTATCTATACAAACAATCTCACCAAATAATTGGGAATTAATTATTGTTGACAACAATAGCTCCCCTCGTTTAGAGATAAATGCAGACTTTTCTTGGCACCCTAATTCTCAAATTATATTTGAGCCAAATATGGGTTTATCTAATGCTCGCATAGCAGGCGTAAAAATTGTTAAGACCGATCTTATTATCTTTGTAGATGACGACAATGTATTGACAATGAACTATTTAGAAACAGCCATCAAGCATAGTTTAAATTTTCCTCAAATTGGGTGTTTTGGAGGCAAATCTCTTCCACAGTATGAGGAAAGACCACAGGATTGGTTTTTTACATCAGGCATTAATTTAGGTTGTCAGGACTTTGGAGAATGTCAATATATCTCCAATTTTGATAAAACAAAGTATTTAATATCTGATTATCCACTATTTGCGCCCATTGGTACAGGGATGGTCATTCGAAAAAAGGCATTTATGGCTTATTTCGAGGAAATAGAGAATTCTACCATTAGATTAGCATTAGGACGTAAAGGAAAATCACTCACATCAGGTGAAGATAATGATATTGTTCTAACCACTATTAAAAACGGTTATGAAATTGGTTATTTTCCAGATATGGTGGTAACTCATCTCATTCCAAAAAATAGATTTGAATTGCAGTATCTCAAAAGAATGGCTTTTGAAAGCAATAGATCGTGGGTAAAAGTGCTTCAAATACACCAAATCAATCCTTGGCGGCCTATTAGTAAAATTGGATTAATATTAAGATTAATACGTTTATATCTTCGGACAAAACCTTGGATTGACGAAAAGTATCAATTGGAATGGCAATCAAATTTTGGTAAAATGAAAGGTTTAAGTGAATTATAA
- a CDS encoding acyltransferase: protein MANNRLKYLDAIRGVAVLMVLMAHSTELSNIANLKPMIKHFIESGVFGVQLFFIISAYTLFYTLQHNRKSNTNFYLRRLFRIAPAYYAAVLFYSFYNQYWGFGTMTNFLFLHGFSPKYINSIVPGGWSIGIEMFFYLFVPFLFNYITNLPKAIYFLFITFIVKILAYYIINLPLFSSVAVDGSFMYFWFPNQLPVFAIGFVLYFYLQEIHSNDEQLISASLTIAALVIFSIMTALPIFENNTIIAAGFAIFLAFLGRSKSYPWLENRLLLFIGKISYSAYLWQYAMIFLIRKIGIYNLFSINISGSAYINFVINYLILFTFTTFTAYISFLIIEKPGQKIGVKIVDRYFSLRPNTVNI, encoded by the coding sequence TTGGCAAATAACAGATTAAAATATTTAGATGCCATAAGGGGTGTTGCAGTATTAATGGTTTTAATGGCTCATTCTACTGAACTCAGTAATATTGCGAATTTAAAACCAATGATTAAACACTTTATTGAATCTGGCGTTTTTGGCGTACAGTTATTTTTCATTATCAGCGCATATACGCTATTTTACACACTACAGCACAATAGAAAAAGCAATACGAATTTCTACTTACGCCGTCTTTTCAGGATTGCTCCAGCATATTATGCAGCGGTATTATTCTATTCTTTTTATAATCAATATTGGGGCTTTGGTACTATGACGAATTTTTTATTTTTACATGGATTCTCACCTAAATATATCAATAGCATCGTGCCTGGGGGATGGTCAATTGGTATTGAGATGTTTTTTTATCTTTTTGTCCCTTTTCTATTTAACTATATCACAAATCTTCCTAAGGCAATTTATTTTCTTTTTATCACATTCATCGTTAAAATATTAGCTTATTACATCATAAATTTGCCATTATTTTCAAGCGTAGCTGTCGATGGATCTTTTATGTATTTCTGGTTTCCCAATCAGCTCCCTGTTTTTGCAATTGGTTTTGTATTATATTTTTATTTACAAGAAATTCATAGCAATGATGAACAATTAATTAGCGCATCATTAACAATAGCAGCTCTTGTCATATTTTCAATTATGACCGCTCTTCCTATTTTTGAAAATAACACTATAATTGCAGCTGGATTTGCTATTTTTCTTGCTTTCTTGGGCAGAAGTAAAAGCTATCCTTGGTTAGAAAATAGACTTTTGTTATTTATTGGAAAGATCAGCTATAGTGCTTATTTATGGCAATATGCGATGATTTTTTTAATAAGGAAGATAGGTATTTATAACCTATTTTCAATCAATATTTCAGGTAGCGCGTATATCAACTTTGTAATTAACTATCTTATTTTATTTACTTTCACAACTTTTACTGCTTACATCTCTTTTTTGATAATTGAAAAGCCAGGGCAAAAAATTGGTGTAAAAATAGTTGATCGTTATTTTTCTCTGCGCCCGAACACCGTTAACATTTAA
- a CDS encoding glycosyltransferase, translated as MEEIYLNPIHLFWIGSKFSPIEILCCKSCLKQGMTPVLWCYQEIKGIPAGVVIEDANTILPIDTVNYYIEALKLPIPNISDLFRYRLLHKIGGIYSDTDIIFTDNIYQLNKTAYFCSTYEYNYGELANGCLMKLEKNSKISTFLLEEPNRRLINYIETGNDLHYCEFGPFVIQKCAAELNVEILKYDVINPISWRWVNKLIAYKKIDRIFHIKLLVRKLLPFIYESKGYFVTKNTKAIHLCHEMWNTYEINKYETMNSLSLYETLKIRFDRN; from the coding sequence ATGGAAGAGATTTATTTAAATCCGATACATTTATTTTGGATAGGCTCAAAGTTCTCTCCTATTGAGATTCTTTGCTGTAAGTCGTGCTTAAAACAAGGGATGACACCTGTTTTATGGTGTTATCAAGAAATTAAGGGGATACCAGCGGGAGTTGTTATAGAAGATGCGAATACTATTTTACCTATAGATACAGTTAACTATTATATTGAGGCGCTAAAACTGCCCATCCCTAATATCAGTGATCTTTTCCGTTACAGACTGCTGCATAAAATTGGCGGAATTTATTCTGATACAGATATTATCTTCACAGATAATATCTATCAATTAAACAAAACAGCATATTTCTGCTCCACATACGAATATAATTATGGGGAACTGGCCAATGGCTGCCTCATGAAGCTCGAAAAAAACTCAAAAATTTCAACCTTTTTACTTGAGGAGCCCAATAGAAGATTGATCAATTATATAGAGACAGGCAACGACCTTCATTATTGCGAATTTGGTCCTTTCGTTATCCAAAAATGTGCAGCAGAATTAAATGTTGAAATATTAAAATATGACGTGATCAACCCTATTTCCTGGCGCTGGGTTAATAAGCTCATTGCTTATAAAAAAATTGATCGCATCTTTCATATTAAATTACTGGTTAGAAAATTATTGCCATTTATATACGAGAGCAAGGGATATTTTGTTACGAAAAATACAAAAGCGATTCATCTCTGTCACGAAATGTGGAATACTTATGAGATCAATAAATACGAAACGATGAATTCATTAAGTTTATATGAAACATTGAAAATTAGATTCGATCGTAATTAA
- a CDS encoding glycosyltransferase family A protein, with amino-acid sequence MSLTPLVSICIPAYNTEKHISTALDSLFAQSYKNIEVIVVNDGSKDKTLDILNEYKWEKLHIIDQDNKGQCAAANEAFKYAKGEYIKFFDADDILSPDFIKNQVNALSNTENTIASSAWGRFYNDDLNTFQLNNESVWRDMLPIDWLVESLGNGPNMMQCALWLIPRKILLTSGLWDERLSLINDFDFFIRVLLASKKIMFTKNATLYYRSGLTNSLSNQKTRQALESAFLSTKLGVENILKFENSERTKPICADALKHWCYIFYPQHMDLYKETNNLVNELGGSNYAFPAGGKTKFLVNLFGWKITKRIKSYLHIQ; translated from the coding sequence ATGAGCTTAACACCTTTAGTATCAATCTGTATACCTGCCTACAATACAGAAAAACATATAAGTACAGCTCTAGATTCATTATTTGCACAGAGTTATAAAAATATTGAGGTAATTGTAGTAAATGATGGTTCGAAAGATAAAACTTTGGATATACTTAATGAGTATAAGTGGGAAAAACTACACATTATTGACCAAGATAATAAAGGCCAATGTGCAGCAGCGAATGAAGCATTTAAGTATGCTAAAGGAGAATATATTAAATTCTTTGATGCTGATGATATCCTATCGCCTGATTTTATAAAAAACCAGGTAAATGCACTCTCCAATACCGAAAATACAATTGCCTCCAGCGCATGGGGTAGATTTTATAATGACGATTTAAATACCTTTCAATTAAATAATGAGAGCGTATGGCGTGATATGTTACCCATTGATTGGCTCGTAGAATCGTTAGGAAATGGCCCAAATATGATGCAATGTGCTTTATGGCTTATCCCTAGAAAAATACTTTTAACTTCAGGTTTATGGGACGAACGCTTATCATTAATTAATGATTTTGATTTTTTTATACGGGTATTATTAGCAAGTAAAAAAATAATGTTTACAAAAAATGCAACTTTATATTACCGTTCAGGATTGACGAATTCATTATCAAATCAAAAAACCAGGCAAGCATTAGAATCGGCCTTTCTATCTACTAAGCTGGGCGTTGAAAATATTTTAAAATTTGAAAACTCTGAACGAACAAAACCTATCTGTGCCGATGCTTTAAAACATTGGTGTTATATCTTTTACCCGCAGCATATGGATTTATACAAAGAAACAAATAACTTGGTTAATGAACTTGGTGGATCCAATTATGCCTTTCCAGCAGGTGGAAAAACCAAATTCCTTGTAAACTTATTCGGATGGAAAATAACAAAACGAATCAAATCGTATCTCCACATCCAATGA
- a CDS encoding glycosyltransferase family 4 protein translates to MENNKTNQIVSPHPMKSKLKIAIIADPELPVPPILYGGIERVIFMLVQGYCTLGHEVSLFAHSDSLTNAKLFPYVGRKSTNKTDVLKNMLLINRELYKNQYDIVHNFGRLVYLFPQLPFKLPKLMSYQREPTVSSITGAMRYAKQNSLAFTGCSEYISQQITPYAPSSAIFNGVDLDFYHFQEKVDQDAPLVFLGRIEPIKGTHTAIEVAIQTEKKLIIAGNVPEEHQHYFDEAIKPRLNEQVKYIGAVNDAKKNDLLGSALAFLMPIEWNEPFGIVMAEALACGTPVIGFNRGSVAEIVINGRNGFKCDDVNEMIKYVKKIGEVSRYEVRKDAEKRFSAEVIIQEYLSLYSNLINKHG, encoded by the coding sequence ATGGAAAATAACAAAACGAATCAAATCGTATCTCCACATCCAATGAAAAGTAAACTGAAAATCGCCATAATAGCCGACCCAGAGCTTCCTGTACCGCCGATACTATATGGCGGAATTGAAAGGGTTATATTTATGCTTGTACAAGGTTATTGTACATTAGGCCATGAGGTAAGTTTATTTGCACACTCCGATTCTTTAACAAATGCTAAACTCTTCCCTTACGTAGGAAGAAAGAGTACAAATAAAACAGATGTGCTTAAAAATATGTTGCTTATCAATAGAGAGTTGTATAAAAATCAATATGACATTGTACATAACTTTGGCAGATTAGTTTATTTATTTCCACAGCTACCATTTAAGTTACCCAAGTTGATGAGCTATCAAAGAGAGCCAACGGTATCTTCAATTACAGGGGCTATGCGTTATGCGAAACAGAACTCGTTGGCATTTACCGGTTGCAGTGAATATATAAGCCAACAGATTACTCCATATGCCCCTTCTTCAGCAATTTTTAATGGGGTTGATTTAGACTTTTATCATTTTCAGGAAAAAGTTGATCAAGATGCTCCATTGGTTTTCTTAGGGCGAATTGAGCCTATTAAAGGAACACATACTGCAATTGAGGTTGCCATACAGACGGAAAAAAAATTGATTATTGCCGGTAATGTCCCTGAGGAGCATCAACACTATTTTGATGAGGCTATCAAACCCAGACTTAACGAACAAGTTAAATATATTGGTGCGGTAAATGATGCAAAAAAAAACGACTTATTAGGAAGTGCGCTCGCTTTTCTTATGCCCATAGAGTGGAACGAACCATTTGGAATAGTAATGGCCGAGGCATTGGCCTGTGGCACACCAGTTATTGGTTTTAACCGTGGGTCGGTAGCAGAAATCGTTATAAACGGAAGAAACGGATTTAAGTGCGATGATGTTAATGAAATGATCAAGTACGTGAAAAAGATTGGGGAGGTTAGCAGATATGAGGTTAGAAAAGATGCAGAAAAAAGATTTTCCGCCGAAGTAATTATTCAAGAATATTTAAGTTTATATAGCAATCTGATCAACAAACATGGATAA
- a CDS encoding glycosyltransferase family 4 protein codes for MDKVGNNMVTVTCGTKFHSDYTAFQLQQHNLLEKVITAHPSKKYLNRVSIEKKRAKFLAPIFVPAYLLSRIFSGSNFMVKWLDNNMPILFDLLAAKNVKRSKIILAYAWSALESIKTVKKNGGIALVEECGSCNKYQNEILDEEYRKLGLTFKSPTPDFIVKRQLTEAELADYLLCPSNHVIGSFVENGIDRAKCILIPYGVNKDIFKAYHLHKDEFTIICVGTIGVRKGQYYLFEALQQLAQRIAVKCILIGKVEDQFIAYYNQYKHLFTHYDYIPHQELVNYYNKASVFVLPSLDEGLALVQLEAMACGLPIISTPNAGADAIIDDRKEGYIVPIKDASAIANRIEMLYNDHILLKKMSENAICKSEKFSWDNYGEKLADFINSL; via the coding sequence ATGGATAAAGTAGGCAATAATATGGTTACGGTAACCTGCGGCACCAAATTTCATTCAGATTATACTGCCTTTCAGCTCCAACAACATAATTTACTTGAAAAAGTAATTACCGCTCACCCAAGTAAAAAATATCTTAACCGCGTGTCCATTGAGAAAAAGCGCGCCAAATTTTTAGCGCCAATTTTCGTGCCTGCCTATTTACTTTCCAGAATATTTTCGGGTTCTAACTTTATGGTTAAGTGGTTAGATAATAATATGCCTATCTTATTTGACCTACTTGCGGCAAAAAATGTTAAACGGAGCAAAATTATCTTGGCTTATGCGTGGTCGGCCCTTGAGTCGATAAAAACAGTAAAAAAAAATGGTGGAATCGCGTTGGTAGAAGAATGTGGTTCATGCAATAAATATCAAAATGAGATATTGGATGAAGAATACCGGAAGTTAGGTTTAACATTTAAAAGCCCTACACCCGATTTTATTGTTAAAAGGCAACTTACTGAAGCAGAACTAGCTGACTATCTCCTTTGCCCTTCCAACCACGTTATTGGATCCTTTGTTGAAAACGGTATTGACCGGGCTAAGTGTATACTCATTCCTTATGGGGTTAATAAGGATATTTTTAAAGCATATCACCTGCATAAGGACGAATTCACAATTATCTGTGTTGGAACCATTGGTGTACGTAAAGGTCAATATTATTTATTCGAAGCATTGCAGCAACTAGCACAGCGAATTGCAGTTAAATGTATCCTAATAGGCAAAGTGGAGGATCAGTTTATCGCTTATTATAACCAATATAAACATTTATTTACGCATTATGATTACATCCCCCACCAAGAGTTGGTTAATTATTACAATAAAGCTTCAGTATTTGTGTTACCTAGTCTAGATGAAGGCCTAGCTTTGGTGCAACTTGAGGCAATGGCCTGTGGTTTACCAATAATCAGCACACCAAATGCTGGTGCAGATGCGATTATTGATGATAGAAAAGAAGGATATATTGTTCCTATTAAAGATGCCTCTGCTATAGCCAACAGAATAGAAATGTTATATAATGATCACATATTATTAAAGAAAATGTCTGAAAATGCGATATGCAAATCAGAAAAATTTAGCTGGGATAATTATGGAGAAAAACTAGCCGATTTTATTAACTCACTATAA